Proteins encoded within one genomic window of Lactococcus garvieae:
- a CDS encoding glycoside hydrolase family 65 protein — MHYKITNFDTELLNKEATLMAQGNGFLGLRATHEENYRNQDRGFFIRGVYDRGIGQETSDLVNLPDFIEDEVRLNDEVVSIWPERITDFERSLDYTTGQLIRKLTWKDATGKRYLIVNKRIVNPENVHQVAFRSEITPIDAPVSLSIKAGFNAQVSNGGVQHLLEREVLVTDDVIAVKFDTMDTDIGIGLSMRFNSPAIMTAKNRKTQGTITGQVQIKETFVFEKLVHVYSSHETPKPYEAARADSVIKVSYNQVLEEASKHWEKYWASHRIVVDSTNPKDQEALDFALYHMKIMLPNDHLPFAKGFSIGAKGLTGEGYKGHVFWDTEIFLLPFYLHHEPEAARKLLEYRSLRLAGARDKAADNGYKGAQFPWESALTGFEETPHYAAINIKTGRRQIIASAQAEHHIVSDIAYAVKDYYQATKDETFMNSKGKKLLKETAEFWISRTVEKNGRLEILDVIGPDEYTEHIDNNAYTNYMAAENVRTALQFNEEDEKFSQDAVHFLNNVYLPVPNEEGLIPQDDTFLSKVIIDLTKYKATAGSQSILLDYSREEVVDMQILKQADLVMLFYLMPYLFDEETMKKNLYYYEDKTIHDSSLSKAIHAIVAARIGEADWAYDMFQSACAIDLNDMPHKSDDGIHAASQGAIWLATVFGFAGLVKSEGLEINPKLPSAWTSLEHDFIWRNQKLHFKLTHDTISITKSSVTPLPLTIVGKDYELIQELTVNY, encoded by the coding sequence ATGCACTATAAAATTACTAACTTTGATACAGAATTACTAAACAAAGAAGCCACACTCATGGCTCAAGGGAATGGATTTTTAGGCTTACGAGCCACACATGAAGAAAATTATCGAAACCAGGATCGTGGTTTCTTCATACGGGGAGTTTACGACCGAGGTATAGGACAAGAAACTTCGGATTTGGTTAATCTTCCTGATTTTATTGAGGACGAAGTTCGTTTAAATGACGAAGTAGTTTCCATCTGGCCTGAAAGAATCACTGACTTCGAGCGAAGCTTAGACTATACTACGGGGCAGCTCATCAGAAAGCTTACTTGGAAAGACGCTACTGGGAAGCGATATCTTATTGTAAACAAACGTATTGTTAATCCTGAAAATGTCCACCAGGTAGCATTTAGAAGTGAAATAACACCCATAGATGCTCCAGTAAGCCTTTCTATAAAAGCTGGCTTCAACGCTCAAGTTTCAAACGGAGGTGTTCAGCATTTGCTTGAACGTGAAGTTCTAGTCACTGACGATGTGATCGCTGTTAAATTTGACACGATGGACACAGATATTGGTATCGGACTTTCTATGCGTTTTAACTCGCCTGCAATTATGACGGCTAAAAATCGTAAGACACAGGGAACCATTACTGGACAAGTCCAGATAAAAGAAACATTCGTCTTTGAAAAACTCGTTCACGTCTATTCCTCACATGAAACGCCCAAACCTTATGAGGCCGCACGTGCTGATTCAGTCATTAAGGTTTCCTATAATCAAGTTTTAGAAGAAGCGAGTAAGCATTGGGAGAAGTACTGGGCATCACACCGGATTGTCGTTGATTCTACTAATCCTAAAGATCAAGAAGCTCTTGACTTTGCTCTCTACCATATGAAAATCATGCTGCCCAATGACCATTTGCCATTTGCCAAGGGTTTCTCTATCGGGGCAAAGGGGCTAACTGGTGAAGGCTATAAAGGCCATGTATTCTGGGATACAGAAATCTTTTTGCTTCCTTTTTATTTACATCATGAGCCGGAGGCAGCAAGGAAACTTCTCGAATATCGATCTTTGCGTCTAGCTGGGGCACGTGATAAGGCGGCGGATAATGGCTATAAAGGTGCGCAATTCCCGTGGGAATCAGCCTTGACTGGCTTTGAAGAGACACCACACTATGCAGCTATTAATATTAAAACAGGGCGTCGTCAGATCATTGCCTCTGCCCAAGCAGAACATCATATCGTGTCTGATATCGCCTATGCAGTCAAGGATTACTACCAAGCCACTAAGGACGAAACTTTCATGAACTCCAAAGGCAAAAAACTACTTAAAGAAACAGCAGAATTTTGGATTTCTCGTACAGTTGAGAAAAATGGACGCTTAGAAATTCTAGATGTTATTGGTCCAGATGAGTATACAGAACACATCGATAATAATGCTTATACAAACTATATGGCGGCTGAAAATGTACGTACAGCTTTACAATTTAATGAAGAAGATGAAAAGTTTTCACAAGATGCGGTTCATTTTTTGAATAATGTTTATCTTCCTGTTCCAAATGAAGAAGGACTAATCCCGCAAGACGATACTTTTTTGAGTAAGGTCATTATTGACCTCACTAAATACAAAGCCACAGCAGGTTCACAATCTATCCTTTTGGACTATAGCCGTGAAGAAGTCGTTGATATGCAAATTCTTAAGCAAGCAGATCTAGTGATGCTCTTCTATTTAATGCCCTACCTTTTTGATGAAGAGACAATGAAGAAAAACTTGTACTATTATGAAGATAAAACTATTCATGATTCGTCACTCTCCAAAGCTATTCATGCCATCGTAGCAGCTCGTATTGGTGAGGCCGATTGGGCATATGATATGTTCCAATCCGCATGTGCTATTGATCTCAATGATATGCCACACAAGTCAGATGACGGTATACATGCAGCTAGCCAAGGGGCGATTTGGTTGGCCACTGTTTTTGGCTTTGCGGGACTCGTTAAGTCTGAAGGGTTAGAAATTAATCCTAAACTACCAAGTGCTTGGACCAGTCTGGAACATGACTTTATTTGGCGCAATCAAAAATTACATTTTAAACTTACACATGACACCATCAGCATCACTAAATCTTCAGTTACTCCGTTGCCATTGACAATCGTGGGCAAGGATTACGAACTTATTCAAGAATTAACTGTGAATTATTAA
- a CDS encoding sugar phosphorylase: MKISKDASYAIIEKINCLYGDQAQTTIEALQSILDEFSLSDFAPKAPLTQKTAYLITYGDAIQETGKSPLTALHDLLKAKIKGSISDVHLLPMFPYTSDDGFSVTDYEVINPEYGDWSHIESLSQDYRLMFDFVANHMSRSSQWFQNYLNDVPGFEDAFVTYDENFDSSKTTRPRTSPLFHEYVGEKGITKRAWSTFSEDQVDVNIQDPAMFARLTKVLLDYAAKGAASIRLDAIGFLWKESGTTSMHLEQTHEIIKIWRLLLDEIAPHTQIITETNVPHAENISYFGQNDEANQVYQFPLPPLTLHAFTVGNAEKLSEWAKKIDHVGENETYFNFLASHDGIGMRPTEGILTEEERETLVAKVKMQGGRISYKSNPDGTQTVYEMNINYSDALRNAGEDDATAVQKMKAAHSILLSVLGVPAIYYHSLFGSRNDYVGLESSGINRRINREKLDGPTLAEELLHNPYRKGIFNGLIEMLDVRSTQTAFNPYGTQEILDLDARIFAVKRHNSKTGATVLSLTNVSDQAVTLMNIQGTNLLTGEKTTGTLHLPAYAYAWIK, encoded by the coding sequence ATGAAAATTTCAAAAGATGCCTCATATGCAATTATAGAAAAAATCAATTGTCTCTATGGAGACCAGGCTCAAACTACTATCGAAGCTTTGCAAAGTATTTTAGATGAATTCTCTCTTTCAGACTTTGCACCGAAAGCACCTTTGACACAAAAAACAGCCTACTTAATCACTTATGGTGATGCTATCCAAGAAACAGGTAAAAGTCCTTTGACCGCCTTACATGACTTACTCAAGGCTAAGATTAAAGGCAGTATATCAGATGTCCATTTATTACCGATGTTTCCTTATACTTCAGATGATGGCTTCTCAGTGACGGACTACGAAGTGATTAATCCAGAATATGGAGACTGGTCTCATATTGAATCGCTTAGTCAAGACTACAGACTCATGTTTGACTTTGTGGCAAATCATATGTCTCGGTCGAGCCAGTGGTTTCAAAACTACCTTAATGATGTTCCTGGCTTTGAAGATGCGTTTGTAACCTATGATGAAAACTTTGACAGCTCAAAAACTACCCGTCCTCGTACTTCCCCGCTTTTCCATGAGTATGTTGGAGAGAAAGGGATAACTAAGCGTGCTTGGTCTACTTTTTCTGAGGATCAAGTCGATGTCAATATCCAGGATCCTGCTATGTTTGCACGGTTGACAAAGGTCCTTTTGGACTATGCAGCTAAAGGCGCAGCAAGTATCCGTTTAGACGCAATCGGTTTTCTCTGGAAGGAATCTGGTACGACATCTATGCATTTGGAGCAGACTCACGAGATCATTAAGATTTGGCGTTTGCTCCTTGATGAAATAGCGCCTCATACCCAAATTATCACGGAAACCAATGTTCCTCATGCTGAAAATATTTCTTACTTTGGTCAAAATGACGAAGCCAATCAAGTGTATCAGTTCCCGCTACCCCCTCTGACTTTACATGCTTTTACCGTTGGAAATGCAGAAAAGCTCTCGGAGTGGGCCAAAAAGATTGATCATGTGGGCGAGAATGAAACTTATTTTAACTTTTTGGCTAGTCACGATGGTATTGGGATGCGTCCAACTGAAGGTATCTTGACCGAAGAAGAGCGTGAAACGCTCGTTGCCAAAGTCAAAATGCAGGGCGGACGAATCTCCTATAAGAGTAACCCAGATGGCACTCAAACTGTTTACGAGATGAATATCAACTACTCGGATGCTTTGCGTAACGCAGGAGAAGATGATGCTACAGCTGTTCAGAAGATGAAGGCGGCACACAGTATTCTGCTTAGTGTTTTAGGCGTTCCTGCTATCTATTACCACTCTCTCTTTGGATCACGCAATGACTATGTCGGACTAGAATCCTCAGGTATTAATCGCCGCATTAACCGAGAGAAGTTGGATGGTCCAACTCTGGCCGAAGAACTTCTCCATAATCCTTATCGCAAAGGAATTTTCAACGGCTTAATAGAAATGTTAGATGTGCGCAGTACACAGACTGCCTTTAATCCTTATGGGACACAAGAAATATTGGATTTGGACGCACGTATTTTCGCGGTCAAACGTCACAATTCTAAGACAGGAGCAACCGTCTTATCTTTGACCAATGTTTCAGATCAAGCAGTAACGTTGATGAATATTCAGGGCACAAATCTCCTGACAGGAGAAAAAACCACAGGAACGTTACACTTGCCAGCTTATGCGTACGCTTGGATAAAATAA